The following are encoded in a window of Prevotella melaninogenica genomic DNA:
- a CDS encoding YicC/YloC family endoribonuclease, with product MILSMTGYGKAVVAYKEKKINVEVKSLNSKSLDLSARIAPLYREKEMEIRRLLAQKLERGKVDFSLWVEKESTVDATPINTALVENYYKQIKAISASTGIPEPEDWFTTLLRLPDVTAKTEVEVLDNEEWEVAQQAINEAIEKLTEFRKQEGAALQKKFTEKIDNIANLLKSIEPFEKSRVPKIREKIIDGLKQIPEVDYDKNRLEQELIYYIEKLDINEEKQRLTNHLKYFHETMKESGHGVGKKLGFIAQEMGREINTTGSKSNQAEMQNIVVKMKDELEQIKEQVLNAL from the coding sequence ATGATACTATCAATGACAGGCTATGGCAAAGCTGTTGTAGCCTACAAGGAAAAGAAAATCAATGTTGAGGTGAAATCACTTAATAGTAAGTCACTCGACCTCTCAGCACGCATCGCACCCCTCTACAGAGAAAAGGAAATGGAAATCCGTCGTCTCCTTGCACAGAAGTTAGAACGCGGTAAAGTTGACTTCTCCTTATGGGTTGAAAAGGAGTCTACTGTTGACGCCACTCCTATCAACACTGCTCTTGTAGAAAACTATTATAAACAAATCAAAGCCATCTCTGCATCTACTGGTATCCCAGAGCCAGAGGATTGGTTTACAACGCTTCTTCGCCTACCTGACGTAACAGCAAAAACTGAAGTTGAGGTTTTAGATAACGAGGAATGGGAAGTAGCACAGCAGGCTATCAACGAGGCTATTGAAAAGCTCACCGAATTCCGCAAACAGGAAGGTGCGGCATTGCAGAAGAAGTTTACCGAGAAGATTGACAATATCGCTAATCTTTTGAAGAGCATCGAACCTTTTGAAAAGAGTCGTGTACCAAAGATTAGAGAAAAGATTATTGATGGTCTCAAACAGATTCCAGAGGTTGACTACGATAAGAATCGTCTTGAGCAGGAACTGATTTACTACATCGAGAAACTCGACATCAACGAGGAGAAGCAGCGACTGACAAACCACCTCAAATACTTCCATGAAACAATGAAAGAGAGTGGTCATGGTGTTGGCAAAAAACTCGGTTTCATCGCACAAGAAATGGGACGCGAAATCAATACCACTGGCTCTAAGAGCAATCAAGCAGAGATGCAAAACATCGTCGTTAAGATGAAGGACGAGCTGGAGCAGATTAAGGAACAGGTTTTGAATGCATTGTAA
- the gmk gene encoding guanylate kinase, producing the protein MEKKDKGHYYFGNLHYYTNDASTYQLLCQNAKYNRKHPTEAEALLWEYLRGKQLGVRFRRQHPIYDYIPDFVCLSLNLIIEVDGDYHLAEEQKLSDEKRDAYLMAFGFHIIRFTNEEVLHNLNKVLNKIKTAMNKLLSENKSANITPAAKIQENTSNITSSSNTSHDCPLGTPLPRRGGGRLLILSAPSGAGKSTIVQWLMKEHPELKLAFSISCTTRAPRGTEQDGVEYIFLSPEQFKEKIANGEFLEYEEVYEDRFYGTLKSQVESQSAAGQNVIFDVDVKGGCNIKKFYGDRALSLFIQPPSVEELRRRLVGRQTDSAEAIENRLAKASEELTFAEKFDKIIVNDDLEKAKQETYEVVKAFLTSPPKTKSYNVAIQKKIGITVVRDNISHTGKYESIE; encoded by the coding sequence ATGGAAAAGAAAGATAAAGGACACTATTATTTTGGAAACCTTCACTACTATACCAATGATGCTTCTACTTATCAGCTACTTTGTCAAAATGCAAAATATAATAGGAAACATCCTACTGAGGCAGAGGCACTTTTATGGGAATACCTTAGGGGAAAACAATTAGGTGTACGCTTTCGCCGACAACATCCTATCTATGACTATATCCCTGACTTCGTATGTCTTTCATTAAATCTTATAATAGAAGTTGACGGAGATTATCACCTCGCAGAAGAACAGAAATTAAGCGATGAAAAACGAGATGCTTACCTTATGGCTTTCGGTTTTCATATCATTAGATTCACCAACGAGGAAGTCCTGCACAATCTCAATAAAGTATTAAACAAAATAAAAACAGCTATGAACAAACTTTTATCTGAAAACAAATCAGCTAATATAACACCAGCAGCTAAAATACAGGAAAACACTTCCAACATCACATCGTCTTCTAACACGTCCCACGACTGTCCGTTAGGCACTCCCCTCCCTCGGAGGGGTGGGGGGAGGTTACTCATCCTCTCAGCTCCTTCTGGTGCAGGTAAGAGTACCATCGTTCAGTGGTTAATGAAAGAACATCCGGAACTAAAGTTGGCTTTTTCTATTAGTTGTACTACCCGTGCACCACGTGGTACGGAGCAGGATGGTGTAGAATATATCTTCCTTTCACCTGAACAGTTCAAAGAGAAAATTGCTAATGGAGAGTTCCTTGAGTATGAAGAGGTATACGAGGACCGCTTTTATGGCACGTTAAAATCACAGGTAGAGAGCCAGTCTGCAGCAGGCCAGAATGTTATCTTCGATGTTGATGTGAAGGGTGGCTGTAACATAAAGAAATTCTATGGCGACCGTGCTTTAAGTCTTTTCATCCAACCTCCATCAGTAGAAGAACTGCGTCGTCGCCTTGTTGGTAGACAAACTGATAGTGCAGAGGCTATTGAAAACCGCCTTGCTAAGGCTTCAGAGGAGCTTACCTTCGCTGAAAAATTCGATAAGATAATCGTAAATGACGATCTTGAGAAAGCAAAGCAAGAGACTTATGAGGTTGTTAAGGCGTTTTTAACATCTCCCCCAAAAACTAAATCATATAACGTCGCTATTCAAAAGAAGATAGGAATAACAGTAGTTCGAGATAATATAAGTCATACAGGAAAATACGAATCTATAGAATAG
- the nadD gene encoding nicotinate (nicotinamide) nucleotide adenylyltransferase: MKPSSHFTPISTPLPSEGLGEASIGFFGGSFNPIHNGHIALAKAFLEKENLDEVWFMVSPQNPFKVNQQLLADHLRLELVRKAIADNPHFKASDYEFRLPKPSYTWNTLQHLSHDFPTHRFTLLVGGDNWEAFDRWYHAEDILTHYPIVVYPRHNQRISETSLPHGVTILQTPFIDISSTDIRQRVSQGKAIDGLVPTAIISDVQYLY; encoded by the coding sequence ATGAAACCATCATCTCACTTCACTCCTATTAGCACTCCCCTCCCTTCGGAGGGGTTGGGGGAGGCTTCCATCGGCTTCTTTGGTGGTTCCTTCAATCCCATTCACAACGGACATATAGCTCTTGCCAAAGCCTTTCTTGAAAAAGAAAACTTAGATGAGGTGTGGTTTATGGTATCACCGCAAAACCCTTTCAAGGTGAACCAGCAGCTTTTAGCTGACCATCTCCGTTTGGAATTAGTGCGAAAGGCAATAGCCGATAACCCTCATTTTAAGGCTTCGGACTATGAGTTCCGACTTCCGAAACCTTCTTATACTTGGAACACCCTACAGCATCTCAGCCATGACTTCCCCACTCATCGCTTCACACTTCTCGTTGGTGGCGACAATTGGGAAGCCTTCGACCGATGGTATCATGCAGAGGATATCCTCACTCACTACCCTATCGTAGTCTATCCACGACACAACCAAAGAATCTCAGAAACGTCACTACCCCATGGCGTCACTATCCTTCAAACACCTTTTATTGATATCAGCAGTACAGATATACGCCAACGAGTAAGCCAAGGAAAAGCTATCGATGGTCTGGTACCTACGGCTATCATCTCTGATGTTCAATACTTATACTAA
- a CDS encoding histidinol phosphate phosphatase, producing the protein MANKPIQFILKEQKLNIGKQAGKTVIVARPTGRQRVDFRNFCERIAKSTTFDAQEVAAVLNLASETARDIVANGDIVEFGDLGTLTPSFKSKAVLKGEQFRAQQHIEKPVVKLLASRKYFTLNDVTFEQVTPGEKKAKKEKKTEKKNENPGPVPAD; encoded by the coding sequence ATGGCAAACAAACCTATTCAATTTATCTTAAAAGAGCAGAAGTTAAACATTGGTAAGCAGGCTGGAAAGACTGTAATCGTAGCTCGCCCGACAGGTAGGCAGCGCGTAGATTTCCGTAACTTTTGTGAACGTATTGCTAAGTCAACGACCTTTGACGCACAAGAAGTAGCTGCTGTGCTAAATCTTGCAAGTGAAACCGCTCGTGATATTGTAGCCAATGGCGACATCGTAGAGTTTGGCGACCTTGGAACTTTGACTCCTTCGTTTAAGAGTAAGGCTGTCTTGAAAGGCGAACAGTTTCGTGCACAACAGCACATTGAGAAGCCTGTAGTGAAACTCCTTGCTTCTCGTAAGTATTTCACGCTAAACGATGTTACCTTTGAGCAGGTAACACCAGGGGAAAAGAAAGCAAAGAAGGAAAAGAAGACAGAGAAAAAGAACGAAAATCCAGGTCCAGTTCCTGCAGATTAA
- a CDS encoding leucine-rich repeat domain-containing protein: MRKLLSTLLLLVVVLKLQAQVTPDFTVTSSQGIPFSYKILSGSEKHLDASQNEVEAMGTINAPTIDVIIPSSVIYGGTTYVVTAIGDFSYSKMKSLTFPPTVHNLGSPDGTSFQAVSIQNVYIPSTVTSIEQTAFTWSSGIGDIWLPSTGLKKIGEIAFVTNTLVHGLAQSQVEYIDRNAFGSYYMTSSPAHINSLAVLPPTIREIGDNAFHANWTDGLPLDEVVIPASLERLGDYVYNIAHDVYIKGDNPFTLGTTPFGTQSTLKIHVPVDRSFAFKAASDWSSYTDKIVEELKIGATGYTTYYLENENFQVPTGCTAYIITGSTPSGSISTPDQADVKAFGAGKIIPKQTGFVLQGPANSTVVYQANVTGTEENVTGNLLVGTATEQEFSATGKKFYVLANGDQSIGFYKQGTRGGASIKLPAHRAGLSLDESIARSKEALFFDFDAARENSQTTGIENISNAKQPQEDVVYDLQGRRVTNPTHGIYIINGKKVIK; the protein is encoded by the coding sequence ATGAGAAAACTTTTATCCACTTTATTATTACTTGTGGTTGTTCTGAAATTACAAGCACAAGTGACGCCAGACTTTACGGTAACTAGTTCACAAGGAATTCCTTTTTCTTATAAAATCTTGTCTGGAAGTGAGAAGCATCTAGATGCATCGCAGAATGAAGTTGAGGCCATGGGGACGATAAATGCTCCGACAATAGATGTTATAATTCCTTCAAGTGTTATTTATGGAGGAACAACCTATGTTGTTACTGCCATAGGTGATTTTAGCTATTCTAAAATGAAATCACTTACTTTCCCACCAACGGTCCATAATTTGGGCTCCCCCGATGGAACAAGTTTTCAAGCTGTTAGTATACAAAACGTATATATCCCATCTACAGTTACTTCAATAGAACAAACAGCTTTTACTTGGAGTTCTGGTATAGGTGATATATGGTTGCCTAGCACTGGATTAAAGAAGATTGGTGAGATTGCTTTTGTTACTAATACTTTAGTACATGGTTTAGCGCAATCTCAAGTAGAATATATAGACAGAAACGCCTTTGGAAGTTACTATATGACATCATCTCCTGCCCATATCAATTCTTTAGCGGTATTACCTCCTACAATCAGAGAAATTGGTGATAATGCTTTTCATGCAAATTGGACAGATGGACTACCCCTTGACGAAGTTGTTATCCCTGCTTCTCTGGAACGCCTTGGAGATTATGTCTACAATATAGCACATGACGTCTACATCAAGGGAGATAATCCGTTTACGCTTGGCACAACTCCATTCGGCACACAATCAACATTAAAAATACATGTACCAGTGGACCGTAGCTTCGCTTTCAAGGCGGCATCAGACTGGTCAAGCTATACGGATAAGATTGTTGAGGAACTCAAGATAGGTGCAACCGGTTACACAACCTATTATCTAGAGAACGAGAACTTCCAAGTTCCTACGGGCTGTACAGCATATATCATCACAGGTAGCACGCCAAGCGGAAGTATCAGTACTCCTGATCAAGCCGATGTGAAAGCCTTTGGAGCAGGCAAGATTATCCCAAAGCAAACGGGCTTCGTTCTGCAAGGTCCAGCTAACAGTACGGTTGTTTACCAAGCAAATGTGACAGGAACAGAAGAGAACGTAACAGGTAACCTGCTCGTTGGAACAGCTACCGAACAAGAGTTCTCCGCCACAGGAAAGAAATTCTATGTACTTGCGAATGGTGACCAAAGCATAGGCTTCTACAAGCAAGGTACACGCGGTGGAGCTTCCATCAAATTGCCGGCTCATCGTGCTGGTTTGAGCTTAGACGAATCAATCGCCCGTTCTAAGGAAGCCCTTTTCTTTGATTTCGATGCAGCGCGCGAGAACAGCCAGACAACAGGTATAGAGAATATCAGCAATGCGAAACAGCCTCAAGAGGATGTTGTTTACGACTTGCAAGGTCGCCGTGTGACTAACCCAACGCATGGCATCTATATCATTAACGGAAAGAAAGTAATCAAATAA
- a CDS encoding NAD-dependent epimerase/dehydratase family protein has protein sequence MKERILKEDISYFADTFPFSAALEGKTIAVTGATGLLGACMVRCLLALHTEKGINLHVVAVVRNVQKAERMFGQASDEISYYSYDFSCVEPFIPTKKIDYLFHFAAPTASKDFVEHPVETMNTVYGGMQNLLSYAHQNGVSSMVLASTLEVYGTVTDDRRPLTEDMQGYLDPMATRSSYPLAKRAAEALCHNYADEYGVHVKVARLAQTFGAGVNGNDNRVFAQFARSVMKNEDIILHTTGELSRCYCYTIDAVTAMLYILLRGKDGEAYNVANEDTYISIREMAELVASTFNPQRVKVVIQPQEGLGYSPTTKLRLATQRIQELGWKPHYGLKEMFRRLILSMEEELV, from the coding sequence ATGAAGGAAAGAATACTAAAAGAAGATATAAGCTATTTTGCTGATACGTTTCCTTTCTCAGCAGCATTGGAAGGGAAGACGATAGCTGTAACGGGAGCAACAGGCTTGTTGGGCGCGTGTATGGTACGTTGCCTGTTGGCTCTACACACAGAAAAAGGTATCAACTTACACGTGGTGGCTGTTGTAAGGAACGTGCAGAAAGCAGAGAGAATGTTTGGTCAGGCAAGCGATGAAATCAGCTATTATTCCTATGACTTCTCTTGTGTTGAACCATTCATACCTACGAAAAAGATAGACTACCTCTTTCATTTCGCTGCTCCGACAGCTTCAAAAGATTTCGTTGAACACCCTGTAGAGACGATGAATACGGTCTATGGGGGTATGCAAAACCTATTGTCTTACGCCCATCAGAATGGAGTAAGTTCGATGGTGTTAGCCTCAACGTTAGAAGTCTATGGTACAGTTACTGACGACCGACGCCCACTTACGGAAGACATGCAGGGGTATCTTGACCCAATGGCAACTCGTAGCAGTTATCCGTTAGCAAAGAGAGCTGCTGAGGCATTGTGCCATAATTATGCAGACGAGTATGGAGTCCACGTGAAAGTGGCACGTTTGGCACAGACTTTCGGTGCTGGTGTGAATGGTAATGACAATCGTGTCTTTGCGCAATTTGCACGCAGTGTTATGAAGAATGAGGATATCATTCTACATACGACAGGCGAGCTCAGTCGTTGCTATTGCTATACGATAGATGCTGTTACGGCAATGCTGTATATTCTCTTACGTGGTAAGGATGGAGAAGCATATAATGTAGCAAACGAAGACACTTATATCTCTATCCGTGAGATGGCAGAGTTGGTTGCTTCGACGTTTAATCCTCAGAGAGTAAAGGTGGTGATACAGCCACAAGAGGGGTTAGGATATTCGCCAACAACCAAGCTCAGACTTGCCACACAGCGTATTCAGGAGTTAGGATGGAAACCTCATTATGGGTTAAAGGAGATGTTCCGTCGACTCATCCTTTCAATGGAGGAAGAACTGGTATGA
- a CDS encoding IspD/TarI family cytidylyltransferase has translation MNIAVIFAGGSGLRMHTKSRPKQFLDLNGKPIIIYTLELFDNHPNIDAIVVACIEGWIPFLEKQLRKFEINKVVKIIPGGKSGQESIYKGLCAAEEYVQSKGVSNEETTVLIHDGVRPLITEETITDNIKKVEEVGSCITCIPATETLIVKQADDALEIPSRADSFIARAPQSFRLIDIITAHRRSLAEGKADFIDSCTMMSHYGYKLGTIIGPMENIKITTPTDFFVLRAMVKVHEDQQIFGL, from the coding sequence ATGAACATAGCAGTAATCTTTGCAGGAGGTTCAGGACTACGTATGCACACGAAGTCGCGCCCTAAGCAGTTTCTTGACCTAAACGGAAAGCCGATAATCATCTATACATTAGAGTTGTTCGATAACCATCCGAACATAGATGCTATTGTAGTCGCATGTATTGAAGGTTGGATTCCTTTCCTTGAGAAACAGCTCCGTAAGTTTGAGATTAATAAGGTAGTGAAGATTATACCCGGTGGAAAGTCTGGACAGGAGTCTATCTACAAGGGACTGTGTGCTGCAGAGGAATATGTGCAGAGCAAGGGTGTAAGCAATGAAGAGACAACCGTTCTTATTCACGATGGTGTTCGTCCGCTGATAACAGAAGAGACGATAACAGATAACATCAAGAAAGTTGAAGAGGTCGGGAGTTGTATCACTTGTATCCCAGCAACAGAAACACTTATCGTGAAGCAGGCTGACGATGCTTTGGAGATTCCTTCACGTGCCGATTCGTTCATTGCTCGTGCACCACAGAGTTTCCGTTTGATTGATATAATAACTGCTCATAGACGCTCCTTGGCGGAAGGAAAAGCCGATTTCATCGATTCTTGTACGATGATGAGCCACTATGGTTATAAGTTAGGGACGATTATCGGACCGATGGAGAATATTAAGATTACAACCCCAACAGACTTTTTCGTGCTGCGTGCGATGGTGAAGGTGCATGAGGATCAGCAGATATTCGGATTGTAA
- a CDS encoding LicD family protein, which yields MIETFNTGETQESLRQEYNPDGSVLRKAQLRLLDMAIYLQETAKKIGIPCRLDGGNVLGAMRHGGFIPWDDDIDMVVDYKDFKRLCDYLKAHPHPQYVLQDNDTDPGFYKEWACLRDLKSENRSHDNQQSADRRMHEAQKFRGLHVDIFPYEGNMIPWLQRLAAKLSVNVNLKLAGRYPLLAQMSYKFLHIIVFPVFRLVGKLFGNPDLYMHSYGAWFYEQNPRRCMIPHKDIVFEGHTFEGPADADELCRIAYGNYMDLPPRDKRDRHKIDVVFK from the coding sequence ATGATTGAAACTTTCAACACAGGAGAGACACAAGAAAGCCTCCGACAGGAATATAACCCAGACGGTTCTGTGCTAAGAAAAGCACAGTTGCGACTTCTCGATATGGCTATCTATCTGCAGGAGACTGCTAAAAAGATAGGCATACCCTGCCGTCTTGATGGCGGAAATGTGTTAGGGGCAATGCGTCATGGAGGCTTTATTCCTTGGGATGACGACATTGACATGGTTGTAGACTACAAGGATTTCAAACGTCTCTGTGACTATTTGAAGGCACATCCACACCCTCAATACGTCTTACAAGACAACGATACGGACCCAGGTTTCTATAAGGAATGGGCTTGTCTGCGTGATTTAAAAAGCGAGAACAGAAGTCATGATAATCAGCAGAGTGCTGACCGAAGAATGCATGAGGCGCAGAAGTTCAGAGGACTTCATGTAGACATCTTCCCCTATGAGGGTAATATGATTCCTTGGTTACAGCGTTTGGCAGCCAAACTATCCGTCAATGTGAATTTAAAGTTAGCCGGTCGTTATCCTCTCTTGGCACAAATGAGTTATAAGTTTCTACATATCATCGTCTTTCCTGTGTTCCGCTTGGTTGGGAAACTGTTTGGTAATCCCGACCTCTATATGCACTCTTACGGTGCATGGTTTTATGAGCAGAACCCGCGTCGTTGCATGATACCACATAAAGATATCGTTTTTGAAGGTCATACCTTTGAAGGTCCAGCCGATGCTGATGAGTTATGTCGTATCGCCTATGGGAACTACATGGACTTACCACCAAGGGACAAGCGTGATAGACACAAGATAGATGTCGTCTTTAAGTAG
- a CDS encoding lipopolysaccharide biosynthesis protein translates to MEKETLKEKTAKGLFWGALNNGTMQLLNIVIGIFLARLLTPTDYGLVGMLAVFTAIAGALQESGFTTALANMERPTDNDYNSVFWFSAIMGWISYIVLFFSAPLIAAFFHHSELISLSRFIFASLLFSSLGTAPSAYLFKNMMVKETALLRITSLIVSGVVGIILALKGYAYWSLAWQQVLYISLTSLWRFFIIPWRPSFHIDFTPVKKMFSFSYKILVTTIVNTISQNILTFIFGRLYSAKVVGNFSQAFKWDTMASTFVSGTVSQVAQPVLVEVNNDVKRQVNVFRKMMRFTAFLVFPAMFGLAMISHEFIILLISDKWIESIPLLRILCISGAFLPFYTMYQNLILSRGKSAVYMWCTVLLIVAQVGLIVLCYQQGIVFMVSVYTAITVLWLGVWQFFAHKEIGIRFIDILKDIYPYLLTSVAVMISTYLITLWIQNLLLLLLTRVVLAALLYYIVMKWGGSQTLKECLNYFHRKKG, encoded by the coding sequence ATGGAAAAAGAAACACTCAAGGAGAAAACAGCCAAAGGACTCTTTTGGGGTGCATTGAACAATGGTACGATGCAACTGCTGAATATTGTAATTGGAATCTTTTTGGCACGTCTGCTCACACCAACCGACTATGGATTGGTGGGAATGTTGGCTGTTTTTACAGCGATTGCAGGGGCATTGCAGGAAAGTGGATTTACTACTGCACTTGCCAATATGGAGCGTCCAACGGATAATGATTATAATTCAGTCTTTTGGTTTAGTGCTATAATGGGTTGGATTTCATATATAGTCCTCTTCTTTTCAGCCCCTCTGATTGCAGCTTTCTTTCATCATTCAGAGCTTATCAGTCTATCCCGTTTCATCTTTGCATCACTGCTTTTTTCGTCTTTAGGTACTGCCCCATCGGCTTATCTTTTTAAAAACATGATGGTCAAAGAGACAGCTTTGCTGCGTATCACCAGCCTTATTGTTTCGGGTGTGGTAGGAATCATCTTAGCATTAAAGGGTTATGCTTATTGGAGTTTGGCTTGGCAGCAGGTGCTTTATATTAGTCTTACAAGTCTGTGGCGTTTCTTTATTATTCCTTGGCGCCCCTCTTTTCACATCGACTTTACCCCTGTAAAGAAGATGTTTTCCTTTAGTTATAAGATTCTTGTGACGACGATTGTCAATACAATTAGTCAGAATATTCTAACCTTTATCTTCGGTCGTTTATACTCAGCAAAGGTGGTGGGAAACTTCTCTCAAGCCTTCAAGTGGGACACAATGGCAAGCACATTTGTATCAGGAACAGTGTCACAAGTAGCGCAACCAGTATTGGTAGAGGTGAATAATGACGTCAAAAGGCAAGTAAATGTGTTTAGAAAAATGATGCGTTTTACTGCCTTTTTGGTCTTTCCCGCTATGTTCGGATTAGCGATGATATCGCACGAATTTATCATTCTTCTTATATCAGATAAATGGATAGAGAGTATTCCTTTGTTGCGTATTCTTTGTATTAGCGGTGCCTTCCTACCCTTTTATACAATGTATCAAAACCTCATCCTTAGCCGTGGTAAGTCTGCTGTTTACATGTGGTGTACGGTCTTATTAATCGTAGCACAGGTAGGACTCATTGTCCTTTGTTACCAACAAGGAATCGTCTTCATGGTGAGTGTCTATACAGCTATTACTGTCCTTTGGTTGGGTGTGTGGCAGTTCTTTGCACATAAAGAGATTGGCATACGCTTCATAGATATCCTTAAGGATATTTACCCTTATCTATTAACATCTGTTGCGGTAATGATTTCAACCTATCTCATTACCTTATGGATACAGAATCTTCTACTTCTATTATTGACGAGAGTCGTCTTGGCAGCCCTACTCTATTATATCGTTATGAAGTGGGGAGGTTCGCAAACACTAAAGGAGTGTCTCAATTACTTTCATCGTAAGAAAGGGTAA
- a CDS encoding glycosyltransferase: MENKASVSIVLCTYNGEKYVREQIDSLLTQSYPIHEIIIQDDGSTDHTWEILQAYASKHTVIRTFKNEGEHGVNANFLSALHRATGDYIAISDQDDIWERDKIETQIRCIGDKLLCSGHSRPFSTDGSFAYFDNRPRNVNIFRMMFLGLPGHTLLCKRALINLLPPIESPIFKVTLYDAVLSIIAASYDSIVYCNKVLVNFRRHAEATTYNDYSSSLPSWRNALTELTWGLNHYKEIRKKVVPIFQGKLILMEGLHSNIADFIDAREAMRMETKQGVFAFLRLQYLLTKNYKKLFHTSGGGPIKLLRAMLYPIMQLYMYH, from the coding sequence ATGGAAAACAAAGCCTCAGTATCAATAGTCCTCTGTACTTACAACGGTGAGAAATACGTGAGGGAGCAGATAGACTCACTGCTCACTCAGTCTTATCCTATCCATGAGATTATCATTCAAGATGATGGTTCGACGGATCATACATGGGAGATACTACAAGCGTATGCGTCAAAACATACTGTTATTCGTACTTTTAAGAATGAAGGTGAACATGGTGTTAATGCGAATTTCCTTTCTGCATTGCATCGTGCAACAGGTGATTACATTGCCATCTCCGACCAAGATGATATCTGGGAGAGGGATAAGATAGAGACACAGATACGTTGTATAGGAGATAAGCTGCTATGTAGTGGACACTCACGACCCTTCTCGACAGATGGTTCCTTTGCTTATTTCGACAACAGACCACGCAATGTGAATATCTTTCGAATGATGTTTTTAGGTCTACCGGGCCACACCTTATTATGTAAGCGAGCATTGATTAATCTCCTACCACCCATTGAGAGTCCTATTTTTAAGGTCACTCTTTACGATGCCGTGTTGAGTATTATTGCCGCATCCTACGATAGTATCGTGTATTGTAATAAGGTTTTAGTAAACTTCCGACGCCATGCAGAGGCTACTACTTACAATGATTATAGTAGTAGTCTGCCCTCATGGAGGAACGCTCTCACTGAACTAACGTGGGGTCTGAACCATTATAAAGAGATACGCAAGAAGGTTGTCCCCATCTTTCAAGGTAAGCTCATATTGATGGAGGGCTTACATTCAAATATAGCCGATTTCATCGATGCCCGCGAAGCAATGCGAATGGAGACCAAGCAGGGTGTCTTTGCTTTCTTACGTTTACAATATCTACTAACGAAGAACTATAAGAAGCTCTTTCATACATCAGGTGGTGGACCTATTAAGCTACTTCGTGCTATGCTTTATCCTATCATGCAGTTGTACATGTACCACTAA